Part of the Pirellulales bacterium genome is shown below.
CAGCAGGCCGGGGTTCGACAACAACGCCAGCAGCAGGTGCCCGCTGCGGACCGCCGGCGCGCCAAATTCAATCGACGCCAAGACCCAGGCTTCGCGCACCACATCGACGATGTTCACCGACAGCGCGGGAGGCCGCGTGTTGCCCGTCTTCAATTGATCGATGGAGCGAGTCAACTCGCGCGTCAGCCGCGACTGCTCGATCTCGTAGTAGCGCAGCAAGCGAGTGAGGTCCGAATCGGTGAGCTCGAGAATTTTCAACAGCCAGTGCTCGATTTCGACGTTGTAGTTGCTGCGTGAGAGGCAAAGCCCGGCGGCGCCCTCCAGCGCCCGGCGCGAAGTGTCGTTAAGCTTGCCGATCAGCGATTTGAGATTGATGTCCACGGACAGATCCCTTGCTTGAAGAGGTTTCGTTGGGTTGTAGGGTGGAAAAAGCGAGCTTGCGAGCGCCGGCCCACCGGATGCCAGGCGTCAGGCGCGACGACTAGCCACAATTCCCAACGCCGACACCACACTCGGCCCTTGTTGCGGCCGGCCATGATTCTAGTCCAAAATCGGGCGGTTGTCATGGAAAAAATGGTGCCGGGCTACGGCTTCACGATCAGGGCGTCGCTTCCGGGCGAGGACCAGGGAGCGAGGTGCGGAAGGCCCGGACCGGTAATCTGGAACAGATGGCCCTGGGCATCATGACGCAAGTGATAGATGCGACTGCCGCCGAACGAAACGGTGTAGTGGTTCGTCTTGTCCTCGTTCGGCCGGCGTCTGCAACGCCACAACGTGGTTTACTCGGCGGCCCGCGCGTTGCGTTGCGGAAAAACAACACTGTCGCTACGGCGAGCTTGCAACGTAACTCGCAGGGACGACGGGTCTTCCAACAGTCTTGAGGCCGCCAGCCATGACTCACTGGAATGCCAACTCCTTAACGATCCGCCGTTGCTTCGGATCAATGTGCAGAATCACAGATTTGCCCGCGCCGGGAGCCGGCTTTTGCTCATCCTGTAGATAAATCGCCCAGACGACGGCCAGTCCTTGTTTCGTCGATCCTCTGCGTTCGAGTCGATATTCGTCCCTTTGCCATTGTTTTTGAACGGCCAGATGGCGGACGGCAACCGCCTCCGCCTGGCCCAGTTCGGCGCATTCTCTCTCGTCGGTTCGGCTCATCACGATCTCGGATCACTTGGAGCGTATTGGTTCGCACCGACGGCCAATTGCATTGCGATCGCTTCTTTTTCCTGCAATTGCATTTGCCGAGCGGCTGCCGCCAAGCGCCCCCAAAACTCCGGTGTGGCGCCGCGATTCTTGCCGAGCCGGAACAATGTATCCCATGCCAGCTCAAGCTCGTTGTGATCGAGGAACTCATCAAACTCTTGGACCGTGCCAGACAAAAAACCCACCGGCACGGGTGACTTGCTGGCGTCTTCTTCCTGATAGGGCAAGAGAACGCGCGCGGAATCCAAACTTGCCCGCGCACGCTCCCACGCCCCAGTTAGATTATCCATCTCGTTACCCTTTTCCCGTCTAAGGATTCCGCGGAACGCCTTCCGGCCAGGCGGTAATGACGCCCTCGCCTCCGGGCTCGACAATCACCGTCGTCGGCACACCCTGAATGCTTCCTTGTATTTTGACACGCGGACCACTTGTTGGGATAGTGCCCTGCGGATAGTTTGCCGGATGATTGGCGATATCCGCGACGCCCTTGGCAATTTCGTCGTCGCTCAACGACGCGGGAAACTCGGATTTTCCGGGAGGCCCTCGCCCGTGCCCGTGGCCACCACCATTGGCATCGCCATCCAGAATATGTTTACGGCGCTTCTCGGAAAGTGGTACTTGTGGCGCCGCGCTGGTCTCGCGGCCCTGCTTCTCTCACAGCATCTTATCGTGCCGCCGCCGACTTTTCGACTACCCGTCCCTGGGCGCAGAACGCGGCGTCGGCGACCTCCTTGGCGAACCGGCGGACGTCAGCAGTTCAAGTGGATGATGCCGCCGTTGATGTGAATGTCGCCCTCGGTCTTGACGCGCATGCCCTGGCCGGCGATGAGCACGTCGCCGGCGCTGGCCAGGGTGGTGCCCTCGGCCGTGGCCACGTCGAAGCGGCGGCACTTCAGGGCGACGGCGTCGGCCGACTCCATTTCCAGCCGGCCGCCGCGCAGGCTGACGACGGCGCCGTTGTCGGTCAACGTGATTCGCACCTCGACCTCGCCGCCGGGCGAGCGGACTTCGAGTTCTTCGCAGCCGTCGGCCACTTTCAGCACCACCGAGCGGCCCGAAGGGAGCATGCGGTCCGCAGACAGGCGCGGCCCGAGTTCGTTTGCCTGGCAAGGGACTTCTTCGTTCAGGACTGGCAATTCCATGATCAACACCTTTCTGGGAAGGATTCAGACGGCCTGGGAAGGCCGCCCCACGGGGAGTTTTCAGGCAGGCGTTCAGCGCCGGCCCTGCGCACTGGGCGCCGGCGGCTGTTCCGACTTGACTACTTGCCGGAGGAGTTGAATCAGGGCGTGAACTTCCTCCGGCTTTGGCGCGTGCTCGGCCTCGAAGCGGTCGGCGACAGTGTCCAGGTCGCCTTCCTTTTCCTTGTCGCTTTCGACTTCTTCGCCGCGGAGACGCTTCAAGTAGGCTTCTTGCTCCGCCTGGACTTCAAGTCCTTTCTTCAAGGTTGCTGCGATTTCAGCCTGCATGTTCGGCATTTTCTGCTGAAGTGCTTTCACCTTGTCGGACATGCCGACGGGCGAAGTTCCACCAAAAAGGCCGCTCAAAGCGGACGGGGAGTTCTTCAGTTGCTCAAACAGTGCGTTCAAGTCATCAAGCTCAGACATGGGCTCGTCCTTCCACAAATCTCTGTCAAGGGCCGATCATTACCATCGGACAGCCCATCATAACCATCCCGCCATGGGCGGTGACGTCCATCATGCGCGCTGCCGGTTGGCCGCCGATGAGAACCATGGGCGAACCCATCATGATGACATCGGGAGGCCCGACACATACCGCCATGTCGCCCATCCGGGCGGCAGGCTGCCCGCCGATGAGCACCATGGGCCACCCCGGCGGCAAGATGGGGCCTCCTACGTGCGGCACGAGGACGGTCACCATGGGGCAGACGTGAAGGTCGCCCGCCCGGGCGGCTGGCATTGGCATGGCAGAGGCTCCTATAGGGTTGTGGTGACGATCTGCCCGGATGCTTCATCGGTCCACGAGTTCGCGCACCGACACCAACCCGAAGCGCAAGCGAGGTGAGTCCGTTGTCCTGCCTCGCTTGCGCTTCGGGTTTGTGTGGGCCGATGAATCATCTGGTTAGCGGCGCTGTGCGGTGCGACGCTCGTCTTCCGCGTCGGGTGCCC
Proteins encoded:
- a CDS encoding EndoU domain-containing protein, yielding MLDGDANGGGHGHGRGPPGKSEFPASLSDDEIAKGVADIANHPANYPQGTIPTSGPRVKIQGSIQGVPTTVIVEPGGEGVITAWPEGVPRNP
- a CDS encoding PAAR domain-containing protein, which encodes MPMPAARAGDLHVCPMVTVLVPHVGGPILPPGWPMVLIGGQPAARMGDMAVCVGPPDVIMMGSPMVLIGGQPAARMMDVTAHGGMVMMGCPMVMIGP